The following proteins come from a genomic window of Panicum hallii strain FIL2 chromosome 8, PHallii_v3.1, whole genome shotgun sequence:
- the LOC112902497 gene encoding ELMO domain-containing protein A-like, whose product MASKAIKRRPCSSESDKTSEKRMETTVSDPVTEPLLGNGPHEEKNKRYEPATRSDFWDGTREECLRWAHLLSIFIAQSARKIVNALSEFGSLIARLFGCSSAPQSSQNGQTVPLNLSPLQVERLKLLRQRLDVPYDCSSVKHQDALKELWRLAYPNRQLPPLKSDLWKDMGWQNSDPSTDFRAGGFLSLENLIYFARNYPDSFHRLLHKAEGKRAEWEYPFAAGGVNISYMLVQMLDLQSGKISTKAGVHFVQLLEDDEAAFDNLFCVAFQVLDAQWLARRASYMEFNEVLKSTRVQLEKELTMGCISSVQDLPSFRMLKR is encoded by the exons ATGGCCTCAAAAGCTATAAAACGAAGGCCTTGCAGTTCTGAATCTGATAAAACAAGTGAAAAACGAATGGAGACAACAGTATCAGATCCTGTAACAGAACCTCTTCTAGGAAATGGTCCTCATGAAGAAAAAAACAAG AGATATGAGCCTGCTACACGGTCAGATTTCTGGGATGGGACAAGAGAGGAGTGCCTTCGTTGGGCGCATCTTCTGTCAATTTTTATTGCTCAATCTGCAAGAAAGATAG TAAATGCTCTTTCTGAATTTGGATCTTTGATTGCAAGGCTTTTTGGTTGCTCTTCTGCTCCCCAAAGTTCACAAAATGGACAAACAGTTCCACTTAATCTCAGTCCATTACAG GTAGAAAGATTGAAATTGTTGAGACAAAGGTTAGATGTGCCATATGACTGCTCCTCTGTCAAGCACCAG GATGCTCTGAAAGAACTTTGGAGGTTAGCTTATCCTAACCGACAACTTCCTCCTCTAAAATCAGATCTGTGGAAGGACATGGGCTGGCAAAACTCTGACCCATCAACAGATTTTAG GGCAGGTGGGTTCCTGTCCTTGGAGAACCTAATATACTTTGCCAGAAATTATCCA GATTCCTTTCATAGGTTACTGCACAAGGCCGAGGGTAAGAGAGCTGAGTGGGAGTATCCTTTCGCAGCAGGTGGTGTAAACATATCTTATATGTTAGTTCAAATGCTGGATTTACAATCAG GAAAAATTAGTACAAAAGCTGGTGTCCACTTCGTTCAACTACTTGAAGATGACGAGGCAGCCTTCGATAACCTTTTTTGTGTAGCATTTCAGGTGCTTGATGCTCAATGGCTTGCAAGGCGAGCTAGTTATATGGAATTCAAT GAGGTTCTGAAGTCTACACGAGTTCAATTAGAGAAAGAGCTTACTATGGGGTGCATTTCTAGCGTTCAAGACTTGCCATCATTCAGAATGCTAAAAAGGTAG